The Streptomyces sp. HUAS CB01 genome has a segment encoding these proteins:
- a CDS encoding tetratricopeptide repeat protein, whose amino-acid sequence MPGHVDLFEEHGEVAALWPQGGYRDRTVVCFDRHLDLKPLAPGGEEALRCAATLGEDPAAHLRRLPVRGVPGAFGLDDFWSAAALAGGLTSLVWVPSWGSHPQWRATALDSVSLISTGGVTPDPRVSGCCLTVRLCGVSLAIVPPDLLARHLAVHVSGEVVADIDLDWLMDEHGRPDHTVDELAALVALCGGELSAMTWSTRSGFLPGEFRQVGTDVAARLGLRARTSSFLPATPWPEDLLLSVHRGAPLPQGEEDGGVTVALRGLALATTDPAQAEECHRRAAAAGYRSSWLAYRIGIAHYARGGHRTAREWLREAVAVDGRDTLAMHARIMSARATARLDGPDRAFAELRALAGELPLRSGVWRTLRVLARSCGDTEAAAEADARLALLDRLTEPAVATAGTGPDDGGRE is encoded by the coding sequence ATGCCGGGACACGTTGACCTGTTCGAGGAGCACGGCGAAGTGGCGGCCCTCTGGCCGCAGGGCGGCTACCGGGACCGCACCGTGGTCTGCTTCGACCGCCACCTCGACCTCAAGCCCCTCGCACCGGGCGGCGAGGAGGCGCTGCGGTGCGCCGCCACCCTCGGCGAGGACCCGGCCGCACACCTGCGCCGGCTTCCGGTGCGTGGTGTACCCGGCGCCTTCGGCCTCGACGACTTCTGGTCCGCGGCCGCCCTGGCGGGCGGTCTCACTTCCCTGGTGTGGGTGCCCAGTTGGGGCTCCCATCCGCAATGGCGGGCGACCGCGCTGGACTCCGTCTCCCTGATCTCCACCGGGGGCGTGACGCCCGACCCGCGGGTCAGCGGCTGCTGCCTGACCGTCCGGCTGTGCGGGGTGAGCCTGGCGATCGTCCCGCCCGACCTGCTGGCCCGCCATCTCGCCGTGCACGTGTCCGGCGAGGTGGTGGCCGACATCGACCTGGACTGGCTGATGGACGAGCACGGGCGGCCCGACCACACGGTCGACGAGCTGGCGGCTCTGGTCGCGCTCTGCGGCGGCGAGTTGTCGGCGATGACCTGGTCGACCCGCTCGGGCTTCCTGCCGGGGGAGTTCCGGCAAGTCGGCACCGACGTCGCCGCCCGGCTCGGGCTGCGGGCCCGCACTTCCTCGTTCCTGCCGGCCACGCCCTGGCCCGAGGACCTGCTGCTGAGCGTGCACCGCGGCGCCCCGCTGCCCCAGGGCGAGGAGGACGGCGGGGTGACCGTCGCCCTGCGCGGCCTGGCACTGGCCACCACCGACCCGGCGCAGGCCGAGGAGTGCCACCGCCGGGCTGCGGCGGCCGGGTACCGGTCGAGCTGGCTGGCGTACCGCATCGGCATCGCGCACTACGCCCGGGGCGGCCACCGCACTGCCCGGGAATGGCTGCGCGAGGCGGTCGCCGTCGACGGCCGCGACACCCTGGCCATGCACGCGCGGATCATGTCCGCGCGGGCCACCGCGCGGCTGGACGGCCCGGACCGGGCTTTCGCGGAACTCCGCGCCCTGGCCGGGGAACTCCCGCTGCGGTCCGGGGTCTGGCGGACGCTGCGGGTCCTGGCCCGCAGCTGCGGCGACACCGAGGCGGCGGCCGAGGCCGACGCCCGGCTGGCCCTGCTCGACCGGCTCACCGAGCCCGCCGTGGCCACGGCGGGGACCGGGCCCGACGACGGGGGGCGGGAGTGA
- a CDS encoding B12-binding domain-containing radical SAM protein — MSPGAATDVLLVMPPVSEAVQFPYLALPQLAAAWTERGHRVVCCDLNLEYRTAVLRRHGAPERDGDRAATTTGGAFAKDAFRRISERYRQGHGQRLLDRSRDRSSGFDQEVAIRAVVRYVTQQATADGWMLPGPFPLSRLDDLVADGRSGWSAEWAAQRLTELLALHRPRLLGFSVPFFSQLVPTLALCGLLKEQRPDLRIMLGGPTVQMWAAALRRRVAAARAVDHWCLGHGEDYLGRILDGASPEAERTAERAGLADGFVLNEQAMPDFGQFDFADYSNQAHQFPYRLTVGCFWGRCTFCSYGNRYHDARAFQQVSPAVAAGHLVELAARLGITDVAVTDENTGLRHLLRVMRAVRARGAPLTFRVRARLEPELADPEFCAELYALGCVQMSAGYETDAQPVLDALNKGQDARHAERAVANLTAAGITTNLSFMDGFAHPDAERAYRDTVAVIQRHPADMGLDTMQLLVAEPGSHLWASRRGAADDPHADADLVTNEGLAFAAGRVGGALLDPQGTEEARQRLLRMAVEAVPDAERTSRPDLEQRPRVAAGTGPDADGLVAAGTPVRPRFGVALDTVRTQWFLADLAWPRMAAVPPGVARAGDGRLTADGPDGRRWLSRMVEKRLLEVEGGG, encoded by the coding sequence GTGAGCCCCGGTGCGGCCACGGACGTCCTGCTGGTGATGCCGCCGGTCAGCGAGGCCGTGCAGTTCCCCTACCTGGCGCTGCCCCAGCTCGCCGCGGCCTGGACCGAGCGCGGCCACCGGGTGGTCTGCTGCGACCTGAACCTGGAGTACCGGACGGCCGTGCTGCGGCGCCACGGCGCCCCGGAGCGGGACGGGGACCGGGCTGCCACGACAACCGGTGGGGCCTTCGCGAAGGACGCCTTCCGCCGCATCAGCGAGCGCTACCGGCAGGGCCACGGGCAGCGGCTGCTGGATCGTTCCCGGGACCGCAGCTCGGGCTTCGACCAGGAGGTCGCGATCCGCGCCGTCGTGCGGTACGTCACCCAGCAGGCCACCGCGGACGGCTGGATGCTGCCCGGACCGTTCCCGCTGTCCCGGCTGGACGATCTCGTCGCGGACGGGCGGTCCGGCTGGTCGGCCGAGTGGGCGGCGCAGCGGCTGACCGAGCTGCTGGCCCTGCACCGACCGCGACTGCTCGGATTCTCCGTACCGTTCTTCAGCCAGCTGGTGCCCACCCTGGCGCTGTGCGGACTGCTCAAGGAGCAGCGGCCGGACCTGCGGATCATGCTGGGCGGGCCGACCGTGCAGATGTGGGCGGCCGCACTGCGCCGCCGGGTGGCCGCGGCCCGGGCCGTCGACCACTGGTGCCTGGGCCACGGCGAGGACTACCTCGGGCGGATCCTCGACGGCGCGTCGCCGGAGGCCGAGCGGACGGCCGAGCGCGCCGGGCTGGCCGACGGGTTCGTCCTCAACGAGCAGGCCATGCCCGACTTCGGGCAGTTCGACTTCGCCGACTACAGCAACCAGGCCCACCAGTTCCCCTACCGGCTGACCGTCGGCTGCTTCTGGGGCAGGTGCACCTTCTGCTCCTACGGCAACCGCTACCACGACGCACGGGCGTTCCAGCAGGTGTCCCCCGCGGTCGCGGCCGGGCACCTGGTCGAACTGGCGGCCCGGCTGGGCATCACCGATGTGGCGGTCACCGACGAGAACACCGGGCTGCGGCACCTGCTGCGGGTGATGCGCGCGGTCCGTGCGCGCGGCGCCCCGCTGACCTTCCGCGTCCGGGCCCGGCTGGAACCGGAGCTGGCCGACCCGGAGTTCTGCGCGGAGCTGTACGCCCTGGGGTGCGTGCAGATGTCGGCCGGGTACGAGACGGACGCGCAGCCCGTCCTGGACGCGTTGAACAAGGGCCAGGACGCGCGGCACGCGGAGCGGGCGGTGGCGAACCTGACCGCCGCGGGGATCACCACCAACCTGTCCTTCATGGACGGGTTCGCGCACCCCGACGCGGAGCGGGCGTACCGGGACACCGTGGCGGTGATCCAGCGGCATCCGGCGGACATGGGGCTGGACACCATGCAGTTGCTGGTCGCCGAGCCGGGCAGCCACCTGTGGGCGAGCAGGCGGGGCGCGGCGGACGACCCGCACGCGGACGCGGATCTGGTCACCAACGAAGGGCTGGCGTTCGCCGCCGGCCGGGTCGGCGGGGCGCTGCTGGACCCTCAAGGCACGGAGGAGGCCAGGCAGCGGCTGCTGCGGATGGCGGTCGAGGCCGTGCCGGACGCGGAACGGACGAGCCGCCCCGACCTGGAGCAGCGCCCGCGGGTGGCAGCCGGGACGGGCCCGGATGCGGACGGCCTGGTGGCCGCGGGCACGCCGGTGCGCCCGCGCTTCGGGGTGGCGCTGGACACCGTACGAACGCAGTGGTTCCTGGCCGATCTGGCGTGGCCGCGGATGGCCGCGGTCCCACCGGGTGTGGCGCGCGCCGGGGACGGGCGGCTCACGGCGGACGGGCCTGACGGGCGCAGGTGGCTCTCGAGGATGGTGGAGAAACGCCTGCTGGAAGTGGAAGGGGGCGGCTGA
- a CDS encoding multinuclear nonheme iron-dependent oxidase: MERVARRAREERGEGKGEDSGRLGLGLGMDLVWGERIGFEKTGEGRPTDRVAAFLQRHAQDYDYMFVAFQPIDYGPLEPERYFPAYDRLFELFGPGRARAFHHTMLNTGSPEEYEKEAVAEFTNALIERYGFRWVIEDLGIWSLGGRSLPYPMPPVLTTEGLRRCVGHVGEWVRRLDAPLSVEFPGFTEGGSFLVGTLDAFAFFDTVIRETGALATLDVGHVLAYQWLMGRTGKRMFEGVEALPLDRCHEVHLSGCQIVEGRFRDLHHGVLLDEQLALLEHLLPMMPRLTGVTYEDPNFDAAGRLVPKSRPNAERLFAIVRAWKEEADAGARRVG, translated from the coding sequence ATGGAACGAGTGGCGCGGCGGGCACGGGAGGAGCGGGGGGAGGGGAAGGGGGAGGACTCCGGGCGGCTCGGTCTCGGGCTGGGCATGGACCTGGTCTGGGGCGAGCGCATCGGGTTCGAGAAGACCGGCGAGGGACGGCCCACCGACCGGGTCGCGGCCTTCCTCCAACGGCACGCGCAGGACTACGACTACATGTTCGTGGCGTTCCAGCCGATCGACTACGGCCCACTGGAGCCGGAACGCTACTTCCCCGCCTACGACCGGCTGTTCGAGCTGTTCGGGCCGGGACGGGCGCGGGCCTTCCACCACACCATGCTCAACACCGGCAGTCCGGAGGAGTACGAGAAGGAAGCGGTGGCGGAGTTCACCAACGCGCTGATCGAACGGTACGGCTTCCGGTGGGTGATCGAGGACCTGGGCATCTGGTCGCTGGGAGGCCGGAGCCTGCCCTATCCGATGCCTCCGGTGCTGACGACGGAAGGGCTGCGGCGCTGTGTCGGGCACGTCGGCGAGTGGGTGCGCCGGCTGGATGCGCCGCTGTCGGTGGAGTTCCCCGGATTCACCGAGGGCGGCAGTTTCCTCGTCGGCACCCTGGACGCGTTCGCGTTCTTCGACACGGTGATCCGGGAGACCGGCGCGCTGGCCACCCTCGACGTCGGGCACGTCCTGGCCTACCAGTGGCTGATGGGCCGCACCGGGAAGCGGATGTTCGAGGGTGTGGAGGCGCTGCCGCTGGACCGCTGCCACGAGGTGCACCTGTCGGGCTGCCAGATCGTCGAGGGGCGGTTCCGGGACCTGCACCACGGCGTGCTGCTCGACGAGCAACTGGCCCTGCTGGAACACCTGCTGCCGATGATGCCCCGGCTGACCGGGGTGACGTACGAGGACCCGAACTTCGACGCGGCGGGGCGGCTCGTGCCGAAGTCCCGGCCCAACGCGGAGCGGCTGTTCGCGATCGTCCGCGCGTGGAAGGAGGAAGCGGATGCCGGAGCCCGACGGGTCGGCTGA
- a CDS encoding JmjC domain-containing protein, protein MNPGLLETDVLDVAEFRRECWRRRPVVWRGRGADFLAPALDWAQVAELEERLAATGHGQAAVHRSDDGQVLFVNQAQHVMPVLRAACTVLADRFGWAECTADLSVTRGRGAGIGCHFDHSDNFVVQQQGAKDWLVGLPAHTSEARQRKRMLETKGFVPTGRLPSEPFRVRLEAGDVLYLPVFAPHEGVETPPGPGTGAEPGSVSVSFSCNAESALGRYLRPLVRRLSEQREWWEPLPTDGPDTDRLDRALLRALREVREEGGDHREGGDGHAGEGSEGGPVGGGAA, encoded by the coding sequence ATGAACCCGGGCCTGCTGGAGACGGACGTGCTGGACGTGGCGGAGTTCCGGCGTGAGTGCTGGCGGCGCCGGCCGGTGGTGTGGCGGGGCCGCGGAGCGGACTTCCTGGCCCCCGCCCTCGACTGGGCACAGGTCGCCGAGCTGGAGGAGCGGCTCGCCGCGACGGGCCACGGGCAGGCGGCGGTGCACCGGAGCGACGACGGGCAGGTGCTCTTCGTCAACCAGGCCCAGCACGTGATGCCGGTGCTCCGTGCGGCGTGCACGGTGCTGGCGGACCGGTTCGGCTGGGCCGAGTGCACCGCCGACCTGTCGGTGACCCGGGGCCGCGGCGCGGGCATCGGCTGCCACTTCGACCACAGCGACAACTTCGTCGTGCAGCAGCAGGGGGCCAAGGACTGGCTGGTGGGGCTGCCCGCGCACACCTCCGAGGCGCGGCAGCGCAAACGGATGCTGGAGACGAAGGGGTTCGTCCCCACGGGGCGGCTGCCGTCGGAACCGTTCCGGGTGCGGCTCGAGGCCGGCGACGTGCTGTACCTGCCGGTGTTCGCCCCGCACGAGGGGGTGGAGACACCGCCGGGGCCCGGCACGGGCGCGGAGCCCGGCTCGGTGAGCGTCTCGTTCTCGTGCAACGCCGAAAGCGCGCTCGGCCGGTATCTGCGGCCGTTGGTGCGCCGGCTGTCCGAGCAGCGGGAGTGGTGGGAGCCGCTGCCGACGGACGGGCCGGACACGGACCGGTTGGACCGGGCGCTGCTGCGGGCGCTGCGGGAGGTGCGGGAAGAGGGCGGGGACCACCGAGAGGGAGGGGACGGACATGCGGGTGAAGGATCTGAAGGCGGACCGGTCGGCGGCGGGGCTGCCTGA
- a CDS encoding aKG-HExxH-type peptide beta-hydroxylase, translated as MRVKDLKADRSAAGLPDLSLIVLAEDAAAVAANEQLHRVVARQYLVRVLRAVQRLDEGHRADPALARVRGLLDAMDVDAALLWALRPEVTGWVWRAESGAVEPEPLLRLLARALAYDPDAAPASVRLAAADGPAPVVTGDGPARGDLLLEWASEGDEPAVRLEAADAAAFAARLQEAADLLGREWPEGLAMAARDIRAFAALGGHRGLRPLNFSVHGLRGLVLTSERPAYMLAQTLVHEGTHQRFSGVLDCVALVRNPRATHHSPFVDAERPLGHILHGILSFINDAWAAGRHQQVEEDPVERDRLERYRQEKAGQLLAAEKNLLEVADPTPAGAQLLAGCRAAIARLTGG; from the coding sequence ATGCGGGTGAAGGATCTGAAGGCGGACCGGTCGGCGGCGGGGCTGCCTGACCTCTCGCTGATCGTGCTGGCCGAGGACGCGGCGGCGGTCGCGGCCAACGAGCAGCTCCACCGGGTGGTGGCCCGGCAGTACCTGGTGCGGGTGCTGCGGGCGGTGCAGCGGCTCGACGAGGGCCACCGGGCGGATCCGGCGCTGGCCCGGGTCCGCGGGCTCCTTGACGCGATGGACGTGGACGCGGCGCTGCTCTGGGCGCTGCGTCCGGAGGTGACGGGCTGGGTGTGGCGGGCCGAGAGCGGTGCGGTGGAGCCGGAGCCGCTGCTGCGGCTGCTGGCGCGGGCCCTGGCGTACGATCCGGACGCCGCGCCGGCCTCGGTGCGGCTGGCGGCGGCCGACGGCCCGGCTCCTGTGGTCACCGGCGACGGCCCGGCGCGGGGGGACCTGCTGCTGGAGTGGGCATCGGAGGGCGACGAACCGGCGGTGCGGCTGGAGGCGGCCGACGCGGCGGCGTTCGCGGCCCGGCTGCAGGAGGCGGCGGATCTGCTGGGGCGGGAGTGGCCGGAGGGGCTGGCGATGGCGGCCCGCGACATCCGGGCCTTCGCGGCCCTGGGCGGGCACCGGGGACTGCGCCCGCTGAACTTCAGCGTGCACGGGCTGCGCGGGCTGGTGCTGACGAGTGAGCGCCCGGCGTACATGCTCGCCCAGACACTCGTGCACGAGGGCACCCATCAGCGGTTCAGCGGGGTGCTGGACTGTGTGGCGCTGGTGCGCAACCCGCGGGCCACGCACCATTCGCCGTTCGTCGACGCGGAACGGCCGCTCGGGCACATCTTGCACGGCATCCTGTCGTTCATCAACGACGCCTGGGCGGCGGGGAGGCACCAGCAGGTGGAGGAGGACCCGGTCGAACGGGACCGGCTGGAGCGTTACCGCCAGGAGAAGGCCGGACAGCTGCTGGCGGCGGAGAAGAACCTGCTGGAGGTGGCGGACCCGACACCCGCCGGGGCCCAGCTGCTGGCCGGCTGCCGGGCCGCGATCGCCCGGCTGACCGGTGGCTGA
- a CDS encoding metallopeptidase TldD-related protein, with the protein MADGLSAALADAAQELGPAASLSRREQPDGLVRVHVRLGPAAHGHTPQWGVAAYDTAFVLAELPRGVCRLLDDRELLARRTPVGDAPLVGPAVLSPAAAGVFVHECFGHTSEADNYLAALSGGADRGLGDRWTPAPLTVHDRPATRPYAGSYRRDDEGTRARTVALLTDGRWTGLLTDRATRHLSGGRSTGHGRGPAGAVLPRCSVLEVSPGTHPPAELLERSDDGWLLGSPVGGWSVRGLLVLELLWVRRIRRGRLTDEIRGPAVVCARKSALAAQVVAVGDDPVVLSSPYTCVKEGHEVGSTLISPSLLLQQCVLRPLDRVVRADRAARTPAVPARGT; encoded by the coding sequence GTGGCTGACGGGCTGTCGGCGGCGCTGGCCGACGCGGCCCAGGAGCTGGGTCCGGCAGCATCGCTGTCGCGGCGGGAGCAGCCCGACGGGCTGGTGCGGGTCCATGTCCGGCTCGGCCCCGCGGCACACGGGCACACCCCGCAGTGGGGCGTGGCCGCCTACGACACGGCTTTCGTGCTGGCGGAACTCCCCCGGGGAGTGTGCCGGTTGCTGGACGACCGGGAGCTGCTGGCACGCCGGACACCGGTCGGGGACGCACCGCTGGTGGGGCCGGCGGTGCTGTCACCGGCGGCGGCGGGGGTGTTCGTGCACGAGTGCTTCGGGCACACCAGCGAGGCGGACAACTACCTGGCCGCGCTGTCCGGCGGGGCGGACCGCGGACTGGGCGACCGGTGGACCCCGGCCCCGCTGACGGTCCACGACCGGCCGGCGACCCGCCCGTACGCGGGCAGTTACCGGCGGGACGACGAGGGGACTCGCGCACGGACGGTCGCGCTGCTGACGGACGGGCGGTGGACGGGACTGCTGACCGACCGCGCGACACGCCACCTGAGCGGCGGCCGGAGCACGGGCCACGGGCGGGGCCCGGCGGGGGCGGTGCTGCCGCGGTGCAGTGTGCTGGAGGTCTCCCCGGGCACGCATCCGCCGGCGGAACTGCTGGAGCGGTCGGACGACGGCTGGCTGCTGGGCAGCCCGGTCGGCGGCTGGTCGGTACGCGGACTGCTGGTGCTGGAACTGCTCTGGGTACGCCGGATCCGGCGAGGACGGCTCACCGACGAGATCCGCGGCCCGGCCGTGGTGTGCGCACGGAAGTCGGCACTCGCCGCACAGGTCGTGGCGGTGGGCGACGACCCCGTCGTGCTCAGCTCGCCGTACACCTGCGTCAAGGAGGGACACGAGGTCGGGTCGACCCTGATCAGCCCGTCGCTGCTGCTCCAGCAGTGCGTGCTGCGCCCGCTCGACAGGGTCGTGCGGGCGGACCGGGCGGCACGTACGCCCGCGGTCCCGGCACGGGGAACCTGA
- a CDS encoding DUF6461 domain-containing protein — MTDGTTWLAAPRSIAFGGYRVVLARGLSPQELAGRLAETVSYDGEHLVVEVGAHTGESLLELMDDTYGDSSDGIGLRLGSAGDWAYAVAYGGWQGEFGPLTPVSRGGAHVCLLEYEEENGKPVPPQFAYFHDGRLLSACNLHLDASWGCQGVEGDPATAAPLQELLTAAGLPDPERDNREVHRTALGIVERYFGLSLPQGPIVRGTLPAVLVEPA, encoded by the coding sequence ATGACAGACGGAACGACCTGGCTCGCCGCGCCGCGATCCATCGCCTTCGGGGGCTACCGCGTGGTGCTCGCCCGCGGACTCTCCCCGCAAGAGCTCGCCGGCCGCCTCGCGGAGACCGTGTCGTACGACGGGGAGCACCTCGTCGTGGAAGTGGGGGCCCACACGGGAGAGTCTCTTCTGGAGCTCATGGACGACACCTACGGCGATTCCTCCGACGGCATCGGCCTGCGCCTCGGCAGCGCCGGTGACTGGGCATACGCGGTCGCGTACGGCGGCTGGCAGGGGGAGTTCGGCCCCCTGACCCCCGTGTCGCGCGGTGGTGCGCACGTCTGCCTCCTGGAGTACGAGGAGGAGAACGGCAAGCCCGTGCCGCCGCAGTTCGCGTACTTTCACGACGGCCGCCTGCTGAGTGCCTGCAATCTGCATCTGGACGCCTCGTGGGGCTGTCAGGGCGTAGAAGGCGACCCCGCGACGGCCGCCCCCTTGCAGGAGTTGCTGACCGCTGCCGGCCTCCCGGACCCGGAGCGGGACAACAGGGAGGTGCACCGCACCGCGCTGGGCATCGTGGAACGATACTTCGGGCTCTCGCTGCCACAGGGCCCCATCGTCAGAGGCACCCTGCCGGCGGTTCTGGTGGAACCGGCGTAG
- a CDS encoding DUF4328 domain-containing protein, with the protein MPVPTGLAAATCVLLGLAVLADVFSLGVGRQYYGLWSGLGEEGIPTALEEFERVERLYRLSGVVQTVTFLVCGIVFIVWFRQMRENAQLFAPEVHRKSPGWAVWGWIVPVVSLWFPRRITLDIWTASELRRDVPDAPRTPVTIVNVWWTVWICDVTLGNLASRYLVRADEADAIKQAVGLLMVADVLDVGAAVMAIVVVRRLTRMQQRRAAWTDSGQDSPLEASGQPA; encoded by the coding sequence GTGCCGGTTCCGACCGGGCTCGCTGCGGCGACCTGCGTGCTGCTCGGCCTCGCTGTGCTGGCCGACGTGTTCTCGCTCGGCGTCGGCCGGCAGTACTACGGCCTCTGGAGCGGCCTCGGAGAGGAGGGGATCCCGACCGCCCTCGAGGAGTTCGAGCGGGTCGAACGCCTCTACAGACTCTCGGGCGTCGTCCAGACCGTGACCTTCCTGGTCTGCGGGATCGTGTTCATCGTCTGGTTCCGGCAGATGCGGGAGAACGCCCAGCTCTTCGCGCCCGAGGTGCACAGGAAGTCGCCGGGCTGGGCGGTGTGGGGCTGGATCGTACCGGTCGTCTCCCTGTGGTTCCCGCGCCGCATCACCCTGGACATCTGGACGGCGAGTGAGCTCCGGCGCGATGTCCCCGATGCGCCACGCACGCCGGTCACCATCGTCAATGTCTGGTGGACGGTGTGGATCTGCGACGTCACGCTGGGCAATCTGGCCTCCCGCTACCTCGTCCGGGCCGACGAGGCGGACGCGATCAAGCAGGCAGTGGGGCTGCTGATGGTCGCCGACGTCCTCGACGTCGGCGCCGCCGTGATGGCCATCGTCGTCGTACGCAGGCTGACCAGGATGCAGCAGCGCAGGGCCGCGTGGACCGACTCCGGCCAGGACAGCCCGCTCGAAGCTTCCGGACAGCCCGCGTGA